Proteins from one Gimesia maris genomic window:
- the gnd gene encoding decarboxylating NADP(+)-dependent phosphogluconate dehydrogenase — translation MSKHDIGLVGLAVMGQNLVLNMANHGYSVGVFNRTTSVTDEFVSSKTDEQNITGYHTLKELVDNLASPRKIMLMVKAGPAVDSIIDDLKGMLSPGDIIIDGGNTHFDDTNRRTKEVEDAGLLFIGTGVSGGEEGALKGPSIMPGGSPAGWPHVKSILQDISAKVGENNDIPCCEWVGEAGAGHYVKMVHNGIEYGDMQLICESYYILKHALGLTNQELYKVFDEWNQGELESYLIEITRDIFTVIDEETGEYLVDEILDTAKQKGTGKWMSQHALDLGVPTTLITEAVYARCLSAQKDARVRASKILSGPDKKFEGDRDQFIEDVRQALYASKLCSYAQGYVQLNSAAEHFGWNLNNGDIALLWRGGCIIRSTFLQDIKAAFDKNPQLENLLLDDFFRNAVEKAQPSWRRAVATAVELGLPVPSFTAALSYFDGYRQARLPANLLQAQRDYFGAHTYQRTDKEGTFHTDWIRERRLDS, via the coding sequence ATGTCAAAACACGATATCGGCCTGGTAGGTCTGGCAGTGATGGGACAGAACCTGGTTCTGAATATGGCAAATCATGGCTATTCAGTGGGTGTTTTTAACCGGACAACCAGTGTCACCGACGAATTTGTCAGCAGTAAAACCGACGAACAGAATATCACTGGCTACCATACTCTGAAAGAACTCGTCGATAATCTGGCATCCCCCCGTAAGATTATGCTGATGGTCAAAGCAGGACCTGCCGTCGACTCCATCATTGACGATCTGAAAGGCATGCTGAGCCCCGGCGACATCATTATTGACGGCGGAAACACCCACTTCGACGACACCAATCGACGCACCAAAGAAGTCGAAGACGCTGGCCTGCTGTTTATTGGAACCGGTGTTTCCGGCGGTGAAGAGGGTGCTCTCAAAGGCCCCAGCATCATGCCTGGTGGATCTCCCGCCGGCTGGCCACACGTGAAATCGATCCTGCAGGACATCTCAGCCAAAGTAGGCGAAAATAATGATATTCCCTGCTGCGAATGGGTAGGGGAAGCCGGTGCAGGCCACTACGTCAAAATGGTCCACAACGGGATCGAGTATGGCGACATGCAGTTGATCTGTGAATCGTATTACATTCTCAAACACGCTTTGGGCCTGACCAACCAGGAATTGTACAAAGTGTTCGATGAATGGAATCAGGGCGAACTGGAAAGTTACCTGATTGAAATCACCCGTGACATTTTCACCGTGATTGATGAAGAAACCGGCGAGTACCTGGTCGATGAAATCCTGGATACCGCCAAGCAGAAGGGAACCGGAAAGTGGATGAGCCAGCATGCTCTCGACCTGGGTGTTCCCACCACGCTGATTACCGAAGCCGTGTATGCCCGGTGTCTGTCCGCGCAGAAAGACGCCCGTGTGCGAGCTTCCAAAATTCTCAGTGGACCAGACAAAAAGTTTGAAGGGGATCGGGACCAGTTCATCGAAGACGTACGCCAGGCGTTGTATGCATCGAAATTATGCAGCTATGCCCAGGGTTATGTTCAACTGAATTCCGCCGCCGAACACTTCGGCTGGAACCTGAATAATGGCGACATCGCCCTGCTGTGGCGTGGCGGCTGTATCATTCGCTCCACCTTCCTGCAGGATATCAAAGCAGCCTTTGACAAAAACCCGCAACTGGAGAACCTGCTGCTGGACGACTTCTTCCGCAATGCCGTCGAAAAAGCGCAACCCAGTTGGAGACGCGCGGTCGCTACTGCCGTGGAACTCGGTCTTCCTGTTCCCAGCTTTACAGCCGCTCTGAGCTACTTTGATGGATATCGTCAGGCTCGTCTGCCTGCCAATCTGCTGCAGGCACAACGGGATTACTTTGGTGCCCATACCTACCAGAGAACGGATAAAGAAGGCACGTTCCACACCGACTGGATTCGTGAACGCCGTCTGGACTCGTAA
- a CDS encoding HAD family hydrolase: MSDNPLDSNFEKKNEFLIGIDSDGCAFDSMEIKHKECFIPNFINYFGLQPISKYAREAAEFTNLYSKWRGANRFISYTLALDLLEERPEVISRNVKIPKLQGVRDWIDRETKLGNPTLAAEVEKTNDPDLALALKWSLAVNEMIADMVHDVPPYPNVRESLIKLDPVADMIVCSATPNEALNKEWEEHDIAQYVDAICGQEAGSKKETLGQAKACGYDSDKVLMIGDAPGDMKAAEAVGALFYPINPGAEEASWERFIGEACDKFLNGEFAGEYQQKIISEFDSYLPELPPWKR; encoded by the coding sequence GTGTCGGATAATCCGTTGGACTCCAACTTTGAGAAAAAAAATGAGTTTTTGATTGGCATTGACTCAGATGGTTGCGCTTTTGATTCGATGGAAATTAAACACAAAGAGTGTTTCATTCCCAACTTCATCAACTACTTTGGTTTGCAGCCCATTTCAAAATATGCCCGTGAAGCAGCTGAGTTCACGAACCTGTATTCCAAATGGCGCGGTGCCAACCGGTTTATCTCTTACACATTAGCACTGGACCTGCTGGAAGAGCGACCGGAAGTCATCTCTCGTAATGTAAAGATTCCGAAGTTGCAGGGAGTTCGTGACTGGATTGACCGGGAAACCAAGCTGGGCAATCCGACGTTGGCTGCCGAAGTGGAAAAAACGAATGACCCGGATCTGGCACTGGCACTGAAGTGGTCGCTGGCTGTCAATGAAATGATTGCCGATATGGTTCATGATGTGCCTCCCTATCCCAACGTCAGAGAGAGCCTGATCAAACTGGATCCGGTAGCCGACATGATCGTCTGCTCGGCAACTCCCAATGAAGCACTCAACAAAGAATGGGAAGAGCACGATATCGCTCAGTACGTGGATGCGATCTGTGGCCAGGAAGCCGGCAGTAAAAAAGAAACGCTGGGACAGGCCAAAGCCTGCGGATACGACTCAGACAAAGTTCTGATGATCGGAGACGCTCCCGGAGACATGAAAGCAGCAGAAGCGGTCGGCGCTTTATTCTATCCGATTAACCCCGGCGCAGAAGAAGCCAGCTGGGAACGATTCATCGGCGAAGCCTGTGACAAGTTCCTTAATGGCGAATTTGCCGGGGAATACCAGCAGAAAATCATCTCGGAATTCGACAGTTATCTTCCCGAGCTGCCTCCCTGGAAACGATAA
- a CDS encoding diphosphate--fructose-6-phosphate 1-phosphotransferase, whose product MASPKNMIVAQSGGPSPVINNSLRGLVETARDLPEIGTIYAGWHGIEGVLKEELLNLSGQSPEEIALLRVTPAAGSVGTCRYKLKEHQNEDFDRIVEVFKAHNIGYFCYIGGNDSMDTANKVAQMATERGVDIVGIGVPKTIDNDVGDSEFKLIDHTPGYGSTARYWMSMVQMANEENRGSCPADPVLVLQAMGRKIGFIPAAARLADPQRKIPMQIYLAENPVSIEQIHAQVNDQLKKDGRLIVVVSEGLSLGDIGETKDSFGHTQFSSSQLTVAQLLVNELNQRGLAVKGAARANIPGTDQRHNIAYASTVDLDEAYGAGQKAALLAAAGESGYMSTILRAEGPGYNVRYDKVPLPEVANSERTFPKNWITADGMDVTDDFVKYCKPLVGNDWPSIPMINGRMRLAQLQPLFSDQKLPKYVPQADR is encoded by the coding sequence GTGGCAAGTCCTAAGAATATGATTGTGGCACAGTCTGGTGGACCTTCACCAGTCATTAACAACAGCCTGAGAGGGTTGGTCGAAACAGCCCGGGATCTCCCGGAAATCGGCACAATCTATGCTGGCTGGCATGGAATTGAAGGGGTTCTCAAAGAAGAACTGCTCAATTTAAGTGGTCAGTCTCCAGAAGAAATTGCCCTTTTAAGAGTGACACCTGCCGCTGGTTCTGTAGGAACCTGTCGCTACAAGCTGAAAGAACATCAGAATGAAGACTTTGACCGGATCGTCGAAGTCTTCAAGGCGCATAACATCGGCTATTTCTGCTACATTGGCGGAAATGACTCGATGGATACCGCGAATAAAGTCGCGCAGATGGCAACCGAACGCGGCGTCGACATCGTCGGAATCGGCGTCCCCAAAACCATCGACAACGATGTAGGAGACAGCGAGTTCAAACTGATCGACCACACTCCCGGTTATGGCAGTACAGCCCGTTACTGGATGAGTATGGTCCAGATGGCCAACGAAGAAAACCGGGGAAGTTGCCCCGCTGATCCGGTTCTGGTTCTACAGGCCATGGGACGCAAAATCGGCTTCATTCCCGCCGCGGCCCGTCTGGCTGATCCGCAACGGAAAATCCCCATGCAGATTTATCTTGCAGAGAACCCGGTCAGCATTGAGCAGATTCATGCCCAGGTCAATGACCAGCTCAAAAAAGATGGTCGTCTGATCGTGGTTGTCAGCGAAGGTCTCTCACTGGGAGACATCGGCGAAACCAAAGATTCCTTTGGGCATACCCAGTTCAGCTCCAGCCAGCTGACCGTCGCGCAATTACTCGTAAATGAATTAAATCAACGTGGACTGGCCGTCAAAGGCGCCGCCCGGGCCAATATTCCAGGCACAGACCAGCGTCACAATATCGCCTACGCATCCACCGTCGACCTGGACGAAGCCTATGGAGCAGGGCAGAAAGCCGCTTTACTGGCTGCCGCCGGCGAGTCAGGCTATATGTCCACAATCCTGCGGGCAGAAGGCCCCGGCTACAACGTCCGTTATGACAAAGTCCCCTTACCGGAAGTGGCAAACAGCGAACGCACCTTCCCCAAAAACTGGATTACCGCCGACGGAATGGACGTGACCGATGATTTCGTCAAGTACTGTAAACCACTGGTTGGCAACGACTGGCCCAGTATTCCAATGATTAATGGGCGGATGCGGCTGGCTCAGTTACAGCCTCTGTTCTCGGATCAGAAATTGCCGAAATATGTACCTCAGGCTGACAGATAA
- a CDS encoding Hsp70 family protein: MQKIQAVGIDLGTTYSCIAHLNEHGEPVTIPNQEGELSTPSVAMFDGAEVIVGTEALRHAIVNPRNVVQHAKRFLGKPNFRWEIDGRYFTPRDISAFILKKLLSAAEERIGPIESAVITVPAQFSDLQRQETIAAGKQAGLKQVDLINEPVAAALCYVLGAEGMWFAELAEEQRILVYDLGGGTFDLSLVKYQKDEVNVLASGGDLKLGGIDWNSKLQATIAEQFFGEFGVNPANDPESLQYLANEVEQAKRSLTVRPKTTMACQVGSQRKTYQITQSQFEQLTKGLVEQTTSITRALLKDNGMGWAHVDVVLTTGGSSRMPMIRDALKQASGTTRNLSLPPDQSIAHGAAYYSGMLLSNREYAESILTSEAASRLAKMKQHSVNARSLGFLVRDQSGQQRIPHYILPANTKLPASVKHTYGTVSPNQRRVHLKLIESGASQDEPFVILGNCVVEGLPADLPVDSKIEVLIEYDAEARVHVSARDCTSGKEAEIEITREQNLVQQAPEGAKQESPASPPSAVDSEPLLLDDILDQAESVSQPQQKRPVPESQPVSPRPKPATRGLDSSERPVALCNQCGEPQLGPPAADCPTPDKHAKGALSSRQPRPQKKQRKQQPPQRGAQNSQSTRKQKAGTRRSAANPPAGKNQTQSKSASQIDAAEDEFWDLLEDA, encoded by the coding sequence ATGCAGAAAATACAGGCAGTTGGAATCGATTTAGGAACTACTTATTCCTGTATTGCGCATCTGAATGAGCATGGGGAGCCGGTAACGATTCCCAACCAGGAAGGAGAACTGTCCACACCCTCTGTTGCCATGTTTGATGGCGCGGAGGTCATTGTCGGCACGGAAGCATTACGGCATGCGATCGTGAACCCTCGAAATGTGGTTCAACATGCCAAACGTTTTCTGGGTAAACCGAATTTCCGCTGGGAAATCGATGGCCGCTATTTCACACCACGTGATATCTCTGCTTTTATATTAAAAAAACTGCTATCTGCTGCTGAAGAACGCATCGGGCCTATCGAGTCAGCCGTTATTACGGTGCCCGCGCAATTCAGTGATCTGCAGCGCCAGGAAACGATTGCTGCTGGAAAACAGGCAGGGCTGAAACAGGTTGATCTGATTAATGAACCAGTGGCGGCTGCGTTATGCTATGTGCTGGGAGCAGAAGGGATGTGGTTTGCCGAACTGGCTGAAGAGCAGCGCATTCTCGTTTACGATCTGGGGGGCGGTACCTTTGATCTTTCGCTGGTCAAATATCAGAAAGATGAAGTGAATGTCCTTGCCAGTGGCGGGGATTTAAAGCTGGGGGGGATTGACTGGAACAGTAAATTGCAGGCCACGATCGCAGAACAGTTTTTCGGCGAGTTTGGTGTCAATCCTGCGAATGATCCGGAAAGCCTGCAGTATCTGGCAAATGAAGTGGAACAGGCCAAACGCAGTCTGACTGTCCGTCCTAAAACAACCATGGCCTGTCAGGTGGGGTCGCAACGCAAAACGTATCAGATCACGCAATCACAATTCGAGCAGCTCACTAAAGGACTTGTTGAACAGACCACCAGCATTACCAGAGCATTACTCAAAGACAACGGCATGGGCTGGGCTCATGTAGATGTCGTACTGACAACCGGTGGCTCCTCCCGGATGCCTATGATTCGTGATGCTTTGAAGCAGGCAAGTGGAACGACGAGGAATCTGTCGCTGCCTCCTGATCAGTCTATTGCGCATGGGGCCGCCTATTATTCCGGTATGCTCTTGAGCAATCGTGAATATGCCGAATCCATTCTGACATCCGAAGCAGCCAGTCGTCTGGCAAAAATGAAGCAACATAGTGTGAATGCTCGTTCGCTGGGGTTTCTGGTACGAGATCAGTCCGGGCAGCAACGCATTCCTCACTATATTCTTCCTGCGAATACCAAGCTACCCGCATCGGTCAAGCATACCTACGGAACCGTTTCCCCCAATCAGAGGCGTGTGCATCTGAAGTTAATTGAAAGTGGTGCCTCTCAGGATGAACCCTTTGTGATTCTGGGGAACTGTGTGGTCGAGGGGCTCCCCGCCGATTTACCCGTGGACTCAAAAATTGAAGTCTTAATTGAATACGACGCCGAAGCGCGGGTGCATGTTTCCGCCAGAGACTGTACGAGTGGAAAAGAAGCGGAAATAGAAATTACCCGCGAACAGAACCTGGTGCAGCAGGCTCCCGAGGGAGCGAAACAGGAATCACCGGCATCTCCACCTTCAGCGGTGGATTCGGAGCCTTTGTTACTGGACGATATTCTGGATCAGGCCGAGTCCGTCAGTCAACCGCAGCAGAAGAGGCCAGTTCCAGAGTCACAGCCTGTTTCTCCCCGTCCGAAGCCGGCTACCAGAGGTCTGGACAGCTCTGAGCGTCCGGTTGCACTCTGCAATCAGTGTGGTGAACCACAATTGGGTCCCCCTGCAGCCGATTGTCCCACACCGGATAAGCATGCCAAAGGGGCACTGTCATCACGACAGCCGCGTCCTCAGAAAAAACAGAGAAAGCAGCAGCCGCCTCAGCGCGGTGCGCAGAATTCACAGTCTACCCGTAAACAGAAAGCGGGAACGCGACGATCTGCTGCAAATCCACCAGCGGGAAAGAATCAAACGCAGTCAAAGTCAGCCAGTCAAATTGATGCTGCAGAGGATGAATTCTGGGATCTGCTGGAAGATGCCTGA
- the menC gene encoding o-succinylbenzoate synthase — protein MKIERIELYHVAMPLIYPWRTAYGEDAAIHSVLCRMISGSVEGWGESTPLAAPCYSPEWAGGVFHTVSEWLAPAVIGQDYESGDALQQTLSLYKGNPFAKAALDNAWWSLHSRISGIPLHTALGATRDEVPVGADFGVMDHLDDLIEAVGTAVAEKFPRIKLKFRPGWDVPMLQAVRSAFPDDIFHIDCNSGYRLSDVALFQAIDEFQLAMIEQPLQHDDLTDHRELQKMIQTPVCLDESITHPYRAQQAVDLKSCQYVNVKPGRVGGLTNAVKIHDLCQQAGIPCWVGGMLESATGASHCAALAMLDNFTYPADIFPSEKYYREDLAEVPLSLSVTNAGVPGVKAFSELPDPDSGRLQALTIQKKIISS, from the coding sequence ATGAAAATTGAACGGATTGAATTGTATCATGTGGCAATGCCCCTGATTTATCCCTGGCGAACCGCTTATGGCGAAGATGCGGCCATCCATTCTGTTCTGTGCCGCATGATCAGTGGATCTGTGGAAGGCTGGGGAGAAAGTACCCCGCTGGCAGCTCCCTGCTATAGTCCGGAATGGGCCGGCGGCGTATTTCATACCGTATCGGAATGGCTGGCACCAGCTGTGATTGGTCAGGATTATGAAAGTGGAGACGCCCTGCAGCAAACACTCTCACTCTATAAAGGCAATCCCTTTGCCAAAGCGGCCCTGGATAATGCCTGGTGGAGTCTGCACAGCCGGATTTCAGGAATTCCTCTGCATACGGCTCTGGGCGCGACACGTGACGAAGTTCCCGTCGGTGCTGATTTCGGGGTCATGGATCATCTGGATGATTTGATAGAAGCCGTTGGGACCGCGGTGGCAGAAAAATTTCCTCGCATCAAACTCAAATTTCGACCGGGTTGGGATGTTCCGATGCTACAGGCGGTGCGATCTGCGTTTCCGGACGACATATTTCACATTGACTGTAACAGCGGCTATCGACTGAGTGATGTTGCCCTGTTCCAGGCCATTGATGAATTTCAGCTGGCGATGATTGAGCAGCCACTGCAGCATGACGATCTCACAGATCACCGTGAACTGCAAAAGATGATTCAGACACCGGTCTGTCTGGATGAAAGTATTACACATCCGTATCGCGCACAGCAGGCGGTCGATCTAAAAAGTTGTCAGTATGTGAATGTCAAGCCGGGACGCGTCGGTGGATTAACGAACGCCGTCAAAATTCATGATCTTTGTCAGCAGGCAGGCATTCCCTGCTGGGTGGGGGGGATGCTGGAAAGTGCCACTGGTGCCTCTCATTGTGCCGCCCTGGCCATGCTGGACAACTTCACCTATCCCGCTGATATTTTCCCCAGTGAAAAGTATTACCGTGAAGATCTGGCTGAGGTTCCTCTCTCGTTGTCAGTGACGAATGCGGGAGTACCGGGAGTCAAAGCGTTTTCAGAATTACCTGATCCGGACAGTGGGAGATTACAGGCACTGACAATACAGAAAAAAATCATCAGTTCCTGA
- a CDS encoding RNA polymerase sigma factor: MSLSNHNNSDELTRLVDEHYQLLFRYAYRLSGDNADAEDLTQQTYLIAQKKLSQLRDPKLARSWLCTILRNLFLKKVTHKKGAVSLSLTFDLASEETITPELTSQELQKALDELTEEFRVPLLMYYFEERSYKEISSVLSIPVGTVMSRLSRAKSFLQERFSEPLRDVTAIHS, from the coding sequence ATGTCATTATCGAATCATAACAATTCAGATGAACTGACAAGACTGGTTGATGAACATTATCAACTGCTGTTTCGTTATGCGTACCGATTGTCTGGTGATAACGCTGATGCTGAAGATCTCACACAACAGACCTATTTGATCGCCCAGAAAAAATTGTCGCAGTTACGTGATCCGAAGCTGGCCCGCTCCTGGCTTTGCACGATTTTGAGAAATCTGTTCCTGAAAAAAGTAACACACAAAAAAGGCGCCGTTTCGTTGAGTCTGACATTTGATCTGGCTTCTGAAGAAACGATAACGCCGGAACTGACATCGCAAGAGTTACAGAAAGCCCTGGATGAACTGACCGAGGAATTTCGAGTTCCTTTATTGATGTATTATTTTGAAGAGCGGTCTTACAAAGAAATCTCTTCAGTATTATCAATTCCGGTGGGGACCGTGATGAGCCGTTTGTCGAGAGCAAAGTCATTTTTACAGGAACGTTTTTCAGAACCACTACGAGATGTCACTGCGATTCACTCATAA
- a CDS encoding lactonase family protein — MRVLLQCCLMMMGVCMFSDVPCEAGSYAYISLGGEKKIAIYQLNEETGALTHLEDVSLEGAPGCLEVDPQKKYLFASVRSASKFMSFSIDPQTGKLKLISSIPAGGNAAYIATDKSGGYLFSAYYGEGKVAVHRLGKQGEILEEILQTIPTAKNAHAILPDQNNQFVFVPHTGPNVIYQFLWDEKQGVLKANTPPRLSAAAGLEPRHLAVSQDNRFLYFDNEKGSSVTAYKLNPETGILSAFQTVSTLPDEFKGNNTCADIELSPSGDYLYASNRGHNSIACFAVDQQTGRLKSIGQAATEDTPRSFNIDPTGRFLYAAGQKNGKLAAYKISPEDGTLERFATYEVGKSPSWVEIVKFP; from the coding sequence ATGCGCGTTTTACTTCAGTGCTGTCTGATGATGATGGGGGTCTGTATGTTTTCTGATGTTCCCTGTGAAGCGGGAAGTTATGCCTATATCTCTCTGGGGGGAGAGAAAAAAATTGCCATCTATCAGTTGAATGAAGAGACGGGGGCTCTGACTCATCTGGAAGACGTTTCCCTGGAGGGGGCACCCGGTTGTCTGGAAGTTGACCCACAAAAGAAATATCTGTTTGCCTCCGTCCGGAGCGCATCGAAGTTCATGAGTTTCTCGATAGACCCACAAACCGGAAAACTGAAACTCATTTCCAGTATCCCGGCAGGAGGCAACGCCGCCTACATCGCGACTGATAAATCAGGCGGATATCTGTTTTCGGCGTATTACGGTGAAGGGAAAGTGGCCGTCCATCGCCTGGGGAAACAGGGAGAGATACTGGAAGAGATTCTGCAGACCATTCCGACTGCGAAAAATGCACATGCGATATTACCCGATCAGAATAATCAGTTTGTGTTTGTTCCTCATACCGGTCCGAATGTGATTTATCAGTTTCTCTGGGACGAAAAACAGGGAGTCTTGAAAGCGAACACTCCCCCCAGGCTCTCAGCGGCAGCGGGTCTGGAGCCACGCCATCTGGCAGTATCTCAAGACAATCGCTTCCTCTACTTTGATAATGAAAAAGGAAGTTCAGTCACTGCATATAAACTGAATCCAGAGACGGGGATTCTGTCAGCCTTTCAGACGGTTTCGACGTTACCCGATGAGTTTAAGGGTAATAATACCTGTGCCGATATCGAACTCTCTCCGTCGGGCGATTATTTATATGCCTCGAATCGAGGGCATAACAGTATCGCCTGTTTCGCCGTCGATCAGCAGACAGGTCGGTTGAAGTCCATCGGTCAGGCTGCTACGGAAGATACTCCGCGCTCTTTTAATATCGATCCGACGGGGCGATTCCTGTATGCGGCGGGACAGAAAAATGGCAAACTGGCTGCGTACAAAATCTCGCCTGAAGACGGAACTCTGGAACGATTTGCGACATATGAAGTGGGTAAATCTCCTTCGTGGGTAGAGATTGTAAAGTTTCCCTGA
- a CDS encoding TfoX/Sxy family protein gives MAYDEDLAQRVRLLLKRRKGFSERKMFGGICFMLHGNMCCGVIRERLMLRLGEKNARKALEEPDTHEMDFTGKPLKSMIYVEQAGYESAEDLKYWIHQAVKFAQSLPAKD, from the coding sequence ATGGCGTACGATGAAGATCTGGCACAAAGAGTTCGCCTGCTGCTGAAACGCCGCAAAGGCTTTTCAGAACGAAAAATGTTTGGCGGAATCTGCTTTATGTTACACGGCAATATGTGTTGTGGTGTAATACGCGAAAGACTGATGCTGAGACTGGGAGAGAAAAATGCCCGTAAAGCGCTGGAAGAACCTGACACGCACGAAATGGATTTCACAGGCAAGCCGCTCAAAAGCATGATCTATGTAGAGCAGGCGGGGTATGAAAGTGCAGAAGATCTCAAATACTGGATCCATCAGGCGGTCAAGTTTGCACAGTCACTTCCCGCCAAAGATTGA
- a CDS encoding cytochrome c has product MVLIRLLVLVCLVGTGILIETLAAQNEQTNSKTVTHAAQFHSLSIPGLDNVFQIDRQFYSGSGPHGEQSFQELKKLGIKTIVSVDGTTPDLVHARKAGMKYIHIPIGYDGVSEDAGLAFARVARDLNGPVYIHCHHGKHRGPTAAAVVGLCRGSLDQNSALQFLTQAGTSKDYSGLWNDVKTFKVPEANAILPELVETAKVPPMVTAMTLISHNFELAGKLQQSKPGDQKERLRVLVLLREELHETARKYSDDYDEMFKQWLAESEAQVKELEAAVQQGNQQAFSTGMKNLKSQCKRCHKAYRD; this is encoded by the coding sequence ATGGTATTGATTCGATTACTGGTCCTGGTCTGTCTGGTGGGAACCGGGATTTTGATTGAAACGTTGGCTGCTCAGAATGAGCAAACGAATTCCAAAACGGTAACGCACGCGGCCCAGTTTCATTCTCTGAGTATTCCCGGACTGGATAATGTCTTTCAGATCGACAGGCAGTTTTATTCGGGTAGTGGACCACATGGGGAACAGAGTTTTCAGGAACTCAAAAAACTGGGCATTAAAACGATCGTCAGTGTGGATGGTACGACGCCCGATCTGGTACACGCGAGAAAAGCAGGGATGAAATATATTCATATCCCGATCGGGTATGATGGTGTTTCCGAGGACGCTGGCCTGGCTTTTGCGCGAGTGGCGCGGGATTTGAATGGACCGGTTTATATTCACTGTCATCATGGCAAACATCGTGGTCCGACGGCAGCAGCAGTAGTCGGGCTGTGCCGAGGCAGCCTGGATCAGAATAGTGCTCTGCAGTTTCTGACACAGGCGGGGACAAGTAAGGATTACTCCGGGCTCTGGAATGATGTGAAAACTTTCAAGGTCCCTGAAGCCAATGCGATCCTGCCTGAACTGGTTGAAACAGCCAAAGTTCCTCCCATGGTGACTGCAATGACGCTGATCAGCCACAATTTTGAATTGGCGGGCAAGTTACAGCAGAGTAAACCCGGGGATCAAAAGGAAAGGCTGCGGGTTTTAGTGCTGCTGCGCGAAGAGTTACACGAAACTGCACGCAAATACTCTGATGATTATGATGAGATGTTCAAACAGTGGCTGGCAGAATCAGAAGCGCAGGTAAAAGAACTGGAGGCGGCTGTTCAACAGGGAAATCAGCAGGCGTTTTCAACCGGTATGAAAAACCTGAAGTCGCAGTGCAAACGTTGTCATAAAGCCTATCGGGACTGA